A genome region from Ligilactobacillus cholophilus includes the following:
- a CDS encoding response regulator transcription factor → MKILMVEDNKSVCEMMSMFFEKEGWDAIYAYDGKDALVKFNEDPKSWDMITLDLNLPEMDGMQVNAEIRKVSKTVPIIILTARDSESDQVLGLEMGADDYVVKPFSPITLIARMKALYRRANLVNNEENEEEKNEKYDIVTDHLKLSTKTREVYLDDKPLNNLTPKEFDLLKTLAQKPRQVFSREQLLQLVWDYEYYGDERTVDAHIKKIRQKIEKVGPQVIQTVWGVGYKFDDSEVD, encoded by the coding sequence TTGAAAATATTAATGGTAGAAGATAACAAATCTGTTTGTGAAATGATGTCAATGTTCTTTGAAAAAGAAGGTTGGGACGCTATATATGCATATGATGGAAAAGATGCATTAGTTAAATTTAATGAAGATCCTAAAAGTTGGGATATGATTACGTTGGATTTAAATTTACCCGAAATGGATGGAATGCAGGTAAATGCTGAAATTAGAAAAGTATCAAAAACAGTTCCAATTATCATTTTAACAGCAAGAGATTCAGAAAGTGATCAAGTTTTAGGTTTGGAAATGGGAGCAGATGATTATGTAGTAAAACCATTTTCACCAATTACATTGATTGCAAGAATGAAGGCTTTATATAGAAGAGCTAATTTAGTTAATAATGAAGAAAACGAAGAAGAAAAAAATGAAAAATATGATATTGTAACTGATCATTTGAAACTAAGTACAAAAACGCGTGAAGTTTATTTGGATGATAAACCATTAAATAATTTAACACCAAAGGAATTTGATTTACTTAAAACTTTAGCTCAAAAACCTCGACAAGTTTTTTCTCGTGAACAGCTATTGCAATTAGTTTGGGATTATGAATATTATGGCGATGAAAGAACCGTTGATGCTCATATTAAAAAAATTAGACAAAAAATTGAAAAGGTCGGACCTCAAGTTATTCAAACAGTTTGGGGCGTCGGTTATAAATTTGATGATTCAGAGGTAGATTAA
- a CDS encoding sensor histidine kinase, which yields MKFKFKLLYQQMLMFFVMILCFLTIVGVSLFHLTKESVYQDSWNRMEGYAQSIRKNALKLTTNENGQTEITLDAQELQNSELVLENSDVHFTIYTSRNQILYPQYGFKSKISKSDWEKLENGEILKRRDDLGGMGHVGKKSPHLDPDHMLTKHRMTDIFMPCFDVNGQLVAVISVASAVSNVHNDFEKMKQNLLVALLICAIIGAFISYIIAHYITKRIKKMQLATRQVADGNFNVQIEHGDHDELDELAKDFNQMAKSLKSSNEEIKRQEQRRKEFFANAAHEMRTPLTTINGILEGLKYDAIPESKKKESIDLMHNETKRLIRLVNENLDYERIRSGQLKLNRTSFNAVESIQKIVKQLTPKAKNENDKFVINAEPRVMVYADYDRFVQIFYNIIQNAIQFTNDGKITIDIKNCKNEKGTLISVSDTGIGMSQDQLDNIWERYYKADQSRVQTKGESGLGLAIVHQLIQQHHGKIEVTSKEGKGTTFKLFFPS from the coding sequence ATGAAGTTCAAATTTAAGCTTTTGTATCAACAAATGCTCATGTTTTTTGTTATGATTCTATGTTTTTTGACAATTGTAGGGGTTTCATTATTTCATTTAACCAAGGAAAGTGTATATCAAGATTCATGGAATCGAATGGAAGGATATGCTCAGAGTATTCGAAAAAATGCTTTAAAATTAACTACAAATGAAAATGGGCAAACAGAAATTACTTTAGATGCGCAGGAGCTTCAAAATAGCGAATTAGTGTTAGAAAATAGTGATGTCCATTTTACTATTTATACTTCAAGAAATCAGATTTTGTATCCTCAATATGGATTCAAATCTAAAATTTCTAAAAGTGATTGGGAGAAATTAGAAAATGGTGAAATTTTAAAGCGACGTGATGATTTAGGTGGAATGGGGCATGTTGGGAAAAAATCTCCACATCTCGATCCCGACCATATGCTTACAAAGCATCGAATGACAGATATATTTATGCCATGTTTTGATGTCAATGGACAATTAGTAGCCGTTATTTCAGTTGCTTCTGCTGTTTCTAATGTACATAATGATTTTGAAAAAATGAAACAGAATTTATTAGTTGCATTATTAATTTGTGCAATTATTGGGGCATTTATCAGTTATATTATTGCTCATTACATTACAAAGAGAATTAAAAAAATGCAACTTGCTACAAGACAAGTTGCAGATGGTAATTTCAATGTACAAATAGAACATGGTGATCATGATGAATTAGATGAACTTGCGAAAGATTTTAATCAAATGGCAAAATCTTTAAAGTCATCTAATGAAGAGATTAAAAGACAAGAGCAACGGCGGAAGGAATTTTTTGCAAATGCAGCTCATGAGATGAGGACTCCATTAACTACAATAAATGGAATATTGGAAGGATTAAAGTATGATGCTATTCCTGAAAGTAAGAAAAAAGAAAGTATTGATTTAATGCATAATGAAACTAAGCGATTGATTCGTTTAGTAAATGAAAATTTAGACTATGAACGAATTCGTTCGGGACAATTGAAGTTAAATCGGACATCATTTAATGCTGTGGAATCAATACAGAAAATTGTAAAACAGTTAACGCCTAAAGCTAAAAATGAAAATGATAAATTTGTTATTAATGCAGAACCAAGAGTCATGGTTTATGCTGATTATGATCGATTTGTACAAATTTTTTATAATATTATTCAAAATGCAATTCAATTTACAAATGATGGTAAGATTACGATAGACATAAAGAATTGTAAAAATGAAAAGGGAACTTTAATTTCTGTATCAGATACAGGGATTGGAATGAGTCAAGATCAGTTAGATAATATTTGGGAAAGATATTATAAAGCAGATCAGTCGAGAGTGCAAACTAAGGGTGAGTCTGGATTAGGACTTGCAATAGTTCACCAATTAATTCAACAACATCATGGGAAAATTGAAGTAACAAGTAAAGAAGGAAAAGGAACAACGTTTAAGTTATTTTTCCCTTCGTAA
- a CDS encoding LTA synthase family protein, producing the protein MHFKKIHQFLNTRWGYFTLLTFLFWLKTILVYFIDFHLGVKGLYQYFVLLINPIATTLLLLGIALYIKRGVPAYIFMTLIYIANTALLMFNVIYYREFTDFMTMNVILGYSTVSEGLSTSSFALLKPQDLIIVSDLILIAIGFITKFLKVDPNPIPKKQAVAMTSFSLFMLLFNIVLGEIDRPQLLTRTFDREYLVKYLGLDTFTVYDAIKTAKNNHARNSAESSDLNKILKFNQENYAQPNSKMFGVAKNKNVIIIHLESFEQFLINFKLNDKEVTPFLNSLYNGKEFYSFDNFFNQVGQGKTSDAENMLETGTFGLPQGSLFSALGSDNTFEGAPAILNQTEGYTTGVFHGNNGSFWNRDNVYKNLGYQYFFDSSYFNTNSNNLTEYGMKDKLMFHDSIKYLEHMQQPFYVKYITLSNHFPFVIDQKNKSFDAANTDDSSVNNYFVTAHYLDQALQEFFDYLKKSGLYDNSLIILYGDHYGISDTRNLKLAPLLGKSASTWDSFDDAQMQRVPLMIHIPGDNNGGVQHQYGGEIDFLPTLLHLLGINSEKYIQFGTDLFSPEHNQVVAFRNDNFVTPKYTVIGNTIYENSTGKIITHPSKTVKEEINKARKHVTEQLSLSDSLNNKNLLRYYVPEGFKPVDPSNYDYHNGYAKLLEQENKLGTHSDSLWSLNHDKTTIDKYNSDAPELQTTDKNESNVSSANSSAKKYLKQLNQESIMSKLDSEQESESSLSSSSSSN; encoded by the coding sequence GTGCATTTCAAAAAAATACATCAGTTTTTAAACACTCGGTGGGGTTATTTCACACTTTTAACCTTTCTTTTCTGGTTAAAAACTATTTTAGTTTACTTCATCGATTTTCATCTGGGTGTTAAAGGACTGTATCAATATTTTGTTCTTTTAATTAACCCAATCGCAACTACGCTTTTACTATTAGGAATAGCGTTATATATAAAACGTGGTGTCCCTGCATATATTTTTATGACATTAATTTATATTGCTAACACTGCTTTATTAATGTTCAATGTAATTTATTATCGTGAATTCACTGATTTTATGACAATGAACGTAATACTTGGATATTCAACTGTTTCAGAAGGATTAAGCACAAGCTCATTTGCTTTACTTAAACCTCAAGATTTAATTATAGTTAGTGACTTAATTTTAATTGCTATTGGTTTTATAACTAAATTTCTGAAAGTTGATCCAAATCCAATTCCTAAAAAACAAGCTGTTGCAATGACTTCTTTTTCATTATTCATGTTGCTTTTTAATATTGTTTTAGGTGAAATTGATCGTCCTCAATTATTAACTAGAACTTTTGATAGAGAATATTTAGTTAAATATTTAGGACTAGATACCTTTACAGTGTATGATGCAATTAAAACTGCAAAAAATAATCATGCTCGTAATAGTGCAGAAAGTTCAGACTTGAATAAAATTCTTAAATTTAATCAAGAGAATTATGCTCAGCCTAATTCAAAAATGTTTGGGGTAGCAAAAAATAAAAACGTCATTATTATTCATTTAGAAAGTTTTGAACAGTTTTTGATTAATTTCAAATTAAACGATAAAGAAGTTACTCCTTTTCTAAATAGTTTATATAATGGAAAAGAGTTTTATAGTTTTGATAACTTCTTTAATCAAGTTGGACAAGGTAAAACTTCTGATGCTGAAAATATGCTAGAAACTGGAACATTCGGTTTACCACAAGGTTCATTATTTTCTGCATTAGGATCAGATAATACATTTGAAGGTGCGCCTGCCATTTTAAACCAAACTGAAGGCTATACTACTGGCGTATTTCATGGAAATAATGGTTCATTTTGGAATCGAGATAATGTATATAAGAATTTAGGATACCAATATTTCTTTGATTCAAGTTATTTCAACACAAACTCGAATAACTTAACTGAATATGGAATGAAAGATAAATTAATGTTCCACGATTCAATTAAATATCTTGAACATATGCAACAACCATTTTATGTAAAATATATTACTTTATCTAACCATTTTCCATTTGTAATTGATCAAAAAAATAAATCATTTGATGCTGCCAATACAGATGATAGTTCCGTAAACAATTATTTTGTTACTGCTCATTATTTGGATCAAGCGCTCCAAGAATTCTTTGATTATTTGAAAAAAAGTGGTTTGTATGATAATTCCTTGATTATTTTATATGGTGATCACTATGGCATTTCAGATACTCGTAATCTAAAATTAGCTCCATTGTTAGGTAAGTCTGCATCAACCTGGGATAGTTTTGATGATGCACAAATGCAACGTGTCCCATTAATGATTCATATTCCTGGTGATAACAATGGTGGTGTTCAACATCAATATGGTGGAGAAATTGATTTCCTACCAACACTATTACATTTACTAGGAATTAACTCGGAAAAATATATTCAATTTGGTACGGATTTATTCTCTCCAGAACATAATCAAGTTGTTGCATTCCGCAATGATAATTTTGTAACACCTAAATATACAGTAATTGGAAATACTATATATGAAAACAGTACTGGAAAGATTATTACACATCCTTCAAAAACTGTTAAAGAAGAAATTAATAAGGCTCGAAAACATGTTACAGAACAACTTTCATTGTCAGATTCATTGAATAATAAAAATTTACTTCGTTACTATGTTCCAGAAGGTTTTAAACCTGTAGATCCATCAAACTATGATTATCATAATGGTTATGCTAAATTACTTGAACAAGAAAATAAATTAGGTACACATTCTGATAGTCTTTGGTCATTAAATCATGATAAGACAACAATTGATAAATATAATAGCGATGCACCTGAATTACAAACTACAGATAAAAATGAAAGTAATGTATCAAGTGCAAATTCGTCAGCAAAGAAGTATTTAAAACAATTGAATCAAGAAAGTATAATGTCTAAATTAGATTCTGAACAAGAGAGCGAAAGTTCTTTAAGTTCCTCAAGTTCTTCAAATTAA
- a CDS encoding GRP family sugar transporter, whose translation MNMFIALIPALAWGSIGLISGKLGGTANQQTLGMTWGALLFAIVMTLSNWNHFISISSWKLWLVGLISGLFWSLGQNQQFHAMKSVGISKTVPISTGAQLVTNALAGVILFHEWKTTRQLSIGSVAIIILVIGATLTALRDKKNKEVNSERIHEDWRAGSRALILSTLGYLGYTVVVTATGVDTKAMVLPQALGMVIGASMFALGKKAFEKETYKNIITGLVWGTGNFFMFEATTLVGLAVSFSFSQMGIVISTFGSILFLGEKKTKKEWVYVILGSLMVIVGGFLLGLLK comes from the coding sequence ATGAATATGTTTATTGCACTTATTCCTGCATTAGCATGGGGAAGTATTGGATTAATTAGTGGAAAATTAGGTGGAACAGCAAATCAACAAACTTTAGGAATGACGTGGGGAGCATTGCTTTTCGCGATTGTAATGACTTTATCAAATTGGAATCATTTTATTTCTATTAGTTCCTGGAAGTTATGGTTAGTTGGATTAATTTCAGGATTATTTTGGAGTTTAGGGCAAAATCAACAATTTCATGCGATGAAATCAGTAGGAATTTCTAAAACCGTTCCAATTTCTACTGGAGCACAGTTAGTTACAAATGCTTTAGCAGGTGTAATATTGTTTCATGAGTGGAAAACAACAAGACAGTTATCAATTGGATCAGTAGCAATTATTATATTAGTAATTGGTGCAACGTTAACAGCGTTGAGAGATAAAAAGAATAAAGAAGTAAACAGTGAACGTATTCACGAAGATTGGCGAGCAGGCTCAAGAGCTTTAATTTTATCTACATTAGGATATTTAGGATATACAGTAGTTGTTACAGCAACTGGAGTAGATACGAAAGCAATGGTTCTGCCACAAGCTTTAGGAATGGTAATTGGTGCTTCAATGTTTGCTTTAGGTAAAAAAGCATTTGAAAAAGAAACTTATAAAAATATAATCACTGGGTTAGTATGGGGAACCGGTAATTTCTTTATGTTCGAAGCAACTACGTTAGTAGGATTAGCAGTTAGTTTTTCATTTTCACAAATGGGAATAGTTATTTCAACTTTTGGTTCAATTCTATTTTTAGGTGAAAAGAAAACTAAAAAAGAATGGGTATATGTAATTTTAGGTTCTTTAATGGTTATTGTTGGTGGATTTTTACTTGGATTATTAAAATAA